In the Peromyscus maniculatus bairdii isolate BWxNUB_F1_BW_parent chromosome 20, HU_Pman_BW_mat_3.1, whole genome shotgun sequence genome, one interval contains:
- the Nrbp2 gene encoding nuclear receptor-binding protein 2 isoform X2 yields the protein MAAPEPAPRRGREREREREDESEDESDILEESPCGRWQKRREQVNQGNMPGIQSTFLAMDTEEGVEVVWNELHFGDRKAFSAHEEKIQTMFEQLALVDHPNIVKLHKYWLDASEARARVIFITEYVSSGSLKQFLKKTKKNHKAMNARAWKRWCTQILSALSFLHACSPPIIHGNLTSDTIFIQHNGLIKIGSVWYRIFSNALPDDLRSPIRAEREELRNLHFFPPEYGEVNDGTAVDIFSFGMCALEMAVLEIQANGDTRVTEEAIARARHSLSDPNMREFILSCLARDPARRPSAHNLLFHRVLFEVHSLKLLAAHCFIQHQYLMPENVVEEKTKAMDLHAVLAEMPQPHGPPMQWRYSEVSFLELDKFLEDVRNGIYPLMNFAAARPLGLPRVLAPPPEEAQKAKTPTPEPFDSETRKVVQMQCNLERSEDKARWHLTLLLVLEDRLHRQLTYDLLPTDSAQDLAAELVHYGFLHEDDRTKLAAFLETTFLKYRGTQA from the exons GTGAACCAAGGGAACATGCCGGGGATCCAGAGCACCTTTCTGGCCATGGACACGGAGGAGGGGGTAGAAGTGGTGTGGAACGAACTCCACTTCGGGGATAGGAAGGCCTTTTCGGCCCATGAG GAGAAGATCCAGACCATGTTTGAGCAGCTGGCGCTGGTGGACCACCCCAACATCGTCAAGCTGCACAAGTATTGGCTGGATGCCTCTGAGGCCCGCGCGAGG GTCATCTTCATCACAGAATACGTGTCGTCTGGCAGCCTCAAGCAGTTCCTCAAAAAGACCAAGAAGAACCACAAGGCCATGAACGCCCGG GCCTGGAAGCGCTGGTGTACGCAGATCCTGTCGGCACTCAG TTTTTTGCACGCCTGCAGTCCCCCCATCATCCACGGGAACCTGACCAGTGACACCATCTTCATTCAGCACAATGGCCTCATCAAGATCGGCTCCG TGTGGTACCGCATCTTCTCCAATG CACTTCCTGATGATCTACGGAGCCCCATCCGCGCTGAGCGGGAGGAACTTCGAAACCTGCACTTTTTCCCACCAGAGTACGGCG AAGTCAACGATGGGACTGCAGTGGACATCTTCTCCTTTGGGATGTGTGCACTGGAG ATGGCTGTACTGGAGATCCAAGCCAATGGGGATACCCGGGTCACAGAAGAGGCTATTGCTCGAGCCAGGCACTCACTGAGTGACCCCAACATGCGG GAATTCATCCTCTCCTGCCTGGCCCGGGACCCTGCCCGCCGACCCTCCGCCCACAACCTTCTCTTCCACCGAGTGCTCTTTGAGGTGCACTCGCTGAAGCTGCTGGCAGCTCATTGCTTCATCCAGCACCAGT ACCTCATGCCTGAAAATGTGGTAGAAGAAAAGACCAAGGCAATGGACCTCCACGCAGTCTTGGCTGAGATGCCCCAGCCTCATGGACCCCCAATGCAATGGCG GTACTCGGAGGTCTCCTTCTTGGAGCTGGACAAATTCCTAGAGGATGTCAG GAATGGGATCTATCCACTGATGAACTTCGCGGCTGCCCGGCCCCTGGGACTTCCCCGTGTGTTAGCCCCGCCCCCGGAGGAGGCCCAGAAGGCCAAAACCCCGACGCCAGAACCCTTTGACTCGGAGACCAGGAAG GTGGTCCAGATGCAGTGCAACCTGGAGAGAAGTGAGGACAAGGCCCGGTGGCAC CTCACTCTGCTTTTGGTGCTGGAGGACCGGCTACATAGGCAGCTGACCTATGACCTGCTCCCAA CCGACAGTGCCCAGGACCTCGCCGCTGAACTAGTGCACTATGGCTTCTTGCACGAG GACGACCGGACAAAACTAGCAGCCTTCCTGGAGACCACCTTTCTCAAGTACCGTGGGACACAGGCTTGA
- the Nrbp2 gene encoding nuclear receptor-binding protein 2 isoform X1, which produces MRRRSRPCLSSWRWWTTPTSSSCTSIGWMPLRPARGLKQFLKKTKKNHKAMNARAWKRWCTQILSALSFLHACSPPIIHGNLTSDTIFIQHNGLIKIGSVWYRIFSNALPDDLRSPIRAEREELRNLHFFPPEYGEVNDGTAVDIFSFGMCALEMAVLEIQANGDTRVTEEAIARARHSLSDPNMREFILSCLARDPARRPSAHNLLFHRVLFEVHSLKLLAAHCFIQHQYLMPENVVEEKTKAMDLHAVLAEMPQPHGPPMQWRYSEVSFLELDKFLEDVRNGIYPLMNFAAARPLGLPRVLAPPPEEAQKAKTPTPEPFDSETRKVVQMQCNLERSEDKARWHLTLLLVLEDRLHRQLTYDLLPTDSAQDLAAELVHYGFLHEDDRTKLAAFLETTFLKYRGTQA; this is translated from the exons ATGAG GAGAAGATCCAGACCATGTTTGAGCAGCTGGCGCTGGTGGACCACCCCAACATCGTCAAGCTGCACAAGTATTGGCTGGATGCCTCTGAGGCCCGCGCGAGG CCTCAAGCAGTTCCTCAAAAAGACCAAGAAGAACCACAAGGCCATGAACGCCCGG GCCTGGAAGCGCTGGTGTACGCAGATCCTGTCGGCACTCAG TTTTTTGCACGCCTGCAGTCCCCCCATCATCCACGGGAACCTGACCAGTGACACCATCTTCATTCAGCACAATGGCCTCATCAAGATCGGCTCCG TGTGGTACCGCATCTTCTCCAATG CACTTCCTGATGATCTACGGAGCCCCATCCGCGCTGAGCGGGAGGAACTTCGAAACCTGCACTTTTTCCCACCAGAGTACGGCG AAGTCAACGATGGGACTGCAGTGGACATCTTCTCCTTTGGGATGTGTGCACTGGAG ATGGCTGTACTGGAGATCCAAGCCAATGGGGATACCCGGGTCACAGAAGAGGCTATTGCTCGAGCCAGGCACTCACTGAGTGACCCCAACATGCGG GAATTCATCCTCTCCTGCCTGGCCCGGGACCCTGCCCGCCGACCCTCCGCCCACAACCTTCTCTTCCACCGAGTGCTCTTTGAGGTGCACTCGCTGAAGCTGCTGGCAGCTCATTGCTTCATCCAGCACCAGT ACCTCATGCCTGAAAATGTGGTAGAAGAAAAGACCAAGGCAATGGACCTCCACGCAGTCTTGGCTGAGATGCCCCAGCCTCATGGACCCCCAATGCAATGGCG GTACTCGGAGGTCTCCTTCTTGGAGCTGGACAAATTCCTAGAGGATGTCAG GAATGGGATCTATCCACTGATGAACTTCGCGGCTGCCCGGCCCCTGGGACTTCCCCGTGTGTTAGCCCCGCCCCCGGAGGAGGCCCAGAAGGCCAAAACCCCGACGCCAGAACCCTTTGACTCGGAGACCAGGAAG GTGGTCCAGATGCAGTGCAACCTGGAGAGAAGTGAGGACAAGGCCCGGTGGCAC CTCACTCTGCTTTTGGTGCTGGAGGACCGGCTACATAGGCAGCTGACCTATGACCTGCTCCCAA CCGACAGTGCCCAGGACCTCGCCGCTGAACTAGTGCACTATGGCTTCTTGCACGAG GACGACCGGACAAAACTAGCAGCCTTCCTGGAGACCACCTTTCTCAAGTACCGTGGGACACAGGCTTGA